The following are encoded together in the Flavihumibacter fluvii genome:
- a CDS encoding SBBP repeat-containing protein codes for MKKMLFILFLAIGTVALHAQPLNFKWADQFKVLQAGTDKTSVVDVQGNVYVTGTFNGTVDFDPGPGVFSLTAPIDNGTIVGGDMFITKLSAGGELLWVKQITGKTCVTGGLSIAVDTKGNVYTTGTVYSTNGLPGAEVDFDPGPGKYNMKITSKSYDAFISKLDGCGNFIWVKQISGIGSDRAVGKSITIDAQDNIYLLGDFAGTNIDFDPGPNLFRLSTNVDVQRIVVCKLDAAGNFAWARQMEPILFGNTIFGAKGNSIAVDENGNSYITGIFVGEIDFDPGPQKTILSANTTYGNSYIVKLDTYGNLVWAKQAGKMTSSRVYGSSIAVDHGGNVYTAGNFNGTADFDPGPGEYNMSNSSITHQSIYIFKLDKKGEFIWARQMGDTSLSMDVAITLDPVGNVYAAGNFSGEIDIDPGPRIHPLRASGLRDVFVAKLDPGGDFLWAEKWGGKGNADAYGLSLGIDGGMNIITTGTFLHTIDFDPASPVVDLTSAGNSAIFVHKMSPCEQNTYSTITVTECSSFLLNCKQYTASGRYTQTLLNAAGCDSIITLNLTVVNPMDTVSVTACNAYNWHGRNFTESGYYTDTLKAVSGCDSIITLDLSVGKTTYTELDAKICIGQDFSGYSTSGSFTDTLVAVNGCDSIRTIHLVVFPKPVPELGPDRSLCVGDTIRLFPGQFDQYKWQDGTVSSGYVVQKSGLYSVEVKDSCGSGFDEILVGDGICDIYFPSAFSPNHDGKNDIFRLISAKQLDEFSLAVYNRWGQVVFESRDRNAGWDGRFLGKLADNGIYLWFCRFKEPGSADNTVMKGTVNLVR; via the coding sequence ATGAAGAAGATGTTGTTTATATTATTCCTTGCAATCGGAACAGTTGCTTTGCATGCGCAGCCACTAAATTTTAAATGGGCCGACCAGTTTAAAGTCCTTCAGGCCGGAACCGATAAAACATCTGTAGTTGATGTCCAGGGTAATGTGTATGTCACCGGCACTTTTAATGGAACGGTTGATTTTGATCCCGGTCCGGGTGTCTTCAGCCTGACCGCCCCAATTGACAACGGGACAATTGTTGGCGGGGATATGTTCATTACCAAACTGAGCGCAGGGGGTGAGCTGCTATGGGTGAAACAAATAACCGGGAAGACTTGTGTGACAGGCGGGCTATCCATAGCTGTTGATACGAAAGGGAATGTGTATACCACGGGCACAGTATACAGTACGAATGGCTTGCCGGGTGCGGAGGTCGATTTTGATCCGGGACCGGGCAAATACAACATGAAGATAACCAGTAAAAGTTATGACGCTTTCATCTCAAAACTGGATGGATGCGGGAATTTTATCTGGGTAAAACAAATCAGTGGCATTGGCAGTGATCGCGCAGTTGGTAAATCAATTACTATTGATGCGCAGGACAATATCTACCTGCTGGGAGACTTTGCAGGAACCAATATAGATTTTGATCCGGGCCCAAATTTATTTCGGCTTTCCACAAATGTTGACGTACAAAGAATTGTGGTCTGTAAACTGGACGCTGCCGGAAATTTTGCCTGGGCAAGGCAAATGGAGCCCATACTTTTTGGCAATACGATCTTTGGGGCAAAAGGAAATTCAATTGCAGTTGATGAAAATGGCAATTCTTATATCACTGGCATTTTTGTAGGGGAAATTGATTTCGACCCCGGACCACAAAAAACCATCTTGAGTGCCAATACGACTTATGGTAACAGCTATATTGTTAAGCTGGATACCTATGGAAACCTGGTATGGGCAAAACAGGCCGGTAAAATGACCAGTTCAAGAGTATATGGTAGCTCCATCGCAGTAGACCATGGCGGTAATGTTTATACCGCTGGCAATTTCAACGGTACTGCAGATTTCGACCCTGGTCCGGGTGAGTATAATATGAGCAATAGTTCCATCACCCACCAAAGTATTTATATTTTCAAGCTAGACAAGAAGGGTGAATTTATTTGGGCAAGGCAAATGGGGGATACCAGTCTTTCAATGGATGTGGCGATCACCCTGGATCCTGTGGGAAATGTTTATGCTGCCGGCAATTTTTCAGGCGAAATAGATATTGACCCGGGTCCCCGTATCCATCCCTTGCGTGCAAGTGGTTTACGCGATGTTTTTGTGGCTAAACTGGATCCTGGCGGTGATTTTCTATGGGCGGAAAAATGGGGCGGTAAAGGTAATGCGGATGCATATGGACTTTCCCTGGGTATTGATGGCGGCATGAATATTATAACCACAGGCACCTTCCTCCACACTATTGACTTCGATCCTGCATCACCGGTAGTTGACCTTACTTCGGCTGGTAACTCTGCTATTTTTGTACATAAAATGAGTCCCTGTGAGCAGAATACCTATTCAACAATTACTGTTACCGAGTGTAGTTCTTTCTTGTTGAATTGTAAACAGTATACTGCCTCTGGGAGATATACCCAAACCTTACTAAACGCCGCAGGATGTGACAGCATCATTACCCTGAATTTAACCGTGGTAAACCCAATGGATACTGTTTCTGTTACAGCCTGCAATGCTTATAACTGGCATGGCCGGAATTTTACGGAAAGCGGCTATTATACCGATACATTAAAAGCGGTTTCCGGTTGTGATAGCATCATTACACTTGATCTAAGTGTAGGAAAAACAACCTATACTGAACTCGATGCAAAGATTTGCATTGGCCAGGATTTTTCAGGGTATTCAACATCCGGATCATTTACAGATACCCTTGTAGCAGTAAACGGATGCGATAGCATCAGGACAATACACCTGGTTGTATTTCCTAAGCCCGTGCCTGAACTTGGCCCGGACAGGTCTTTATGTGTTGGTGATACAATACGGCTTTTCCCCGGCCAGTTTGACCAATATAAATGGCAGGATGGAACTGTTAGCTCAGGTTATGTTGTTCAGAAATCTGGACTGTACTCGGTAGAAGTAAAGGATAGCTGCGGCAGCGGCTTTGATGAAATTTTGGTGGGCGATGGAATCTGCGATATATACTTCCCTTCAGCATTTTCCCCTAACCATGATGGCAAGAATGATATCTTTCGCCTGATTAGTGCAAAGCAACTGGATGAGTTCTCCTTAGCGGTATACAATCGCTGGGGCCAGGTTGTGTTTGAAAGCCGTGACCGGAATGCTGGCTGGGATGGCAGGTTCCTGGGAAAATTGGCCGATAATGGAATTTACTTGTGGTTTTGCCGGTTTAAGGAACCTGGCAGTGCGGATAATACTGTGATGAAAGGGACGGTGAATTTGGTCAGGTAG
- a CDS encoding AraC family transcriptional regulator, translated as MQVAASEELSPYIKHFLFLEGKGSPVSKFRLFSDGTTGLVFSQKSKLRYSSAKNDHWDDLPHSFLYGQITSFKEICITETTPLIIVVFQPAGMHILTGLPVDKLRDSFINTSAVFGESATILGEALLEALTDSEKLRLLENFFREWLAHHPAVNDFPIQATLDYITAHYGKISMQQLEKISGFTERHIERKFQEYIGIAPKKYCNIIKLHAYLKYLKSATIKNKLTASAYEAGYADQSHLIREFKKLTGATPNTYLNKTGKLTSNLVEFHT; from the coding sequence ATGCAAGTTGCCGCTTCTGAAGAATTATCCCCATACATTAAACACTTTCTATTCCTGGAAGGCAAAGGCAGCCCCGTGAGTAAATTCCGGTTATTTTCAGACGGTACAACAGGCCTGGTTTTTTCGCAGAAAAGCAAACTTCGCTACAGTTCCGCAAAAAACGACCATTGGGATGATTTACCGCATTCATTTTTATATGGACAAATCACCAGTTTTAAAGAAATATGTATTACGGAAACCACGCCATTAATTATTGTCGTTTTCCAACCAGCCGGCATGCACATTCTTACCGGGTTACCGGTGGACAAATTAAGAGATAGTTTTATAAATACATCAGCCGTTTTCGGAGAAAGTGCTACAATACTCGGAGAAGCGCTTTTGGAGGCATTAACTGATAGTGAAAAGCTCCGGTTATTGGAAAATTTCTTCAGAGAATGGCTGGCACATCATCCAGCTGTTAATGATTTCCCTATTCAGGCCACACTAGATTATATAACTGCACACTATGGCAAAATTTCCATGCAGCAATTAGAAAAAATAAGCGGTTTTACAGAACGGCATATCGAGCGCAAATTCCAGGAATATATTGGTATCGCGCCAAAAAAGTATTGCAATATCATTAAACTACATGCTTACTTAAAATACCTAAAAAGCGCTACCATAAAAAATAAACTTACAGCTTCAGCATATGAAGCGGGTTACGCTGACCAATCCCACCTGATCAGGGAATTTAAAAAACTCACCGGAGCTACGCCTAATACCTACCTGAATAAAACAGGCAAACTAACTTCCAACCTGGTAGAATTCCATACCTGA
- a CDS encoding P1 family peptidase: protein MFISPAGLMAQDKKRARDYGIKIGVMQTGPLNSITDVAGVKVGHTTLVKADSVRTGVTVIVPYEGNIFQQKVPAAIYVGNGFGKLAGSTQVNELGNLETPIALTNTLNVATAMEALIGYTLAQPGNENVASVNAVVGETNDGYLNDIRGRHVTKADVLLALQNAKGGKVPEGNAGAGTGTVCFGFKGGIGTSSRKLPVSLGGYTVGVLVQSNFGGALQVDGVPVGEELGKFSFSNQLLNNVDGSCMIIVATDAPLDHRNLLRLAKRALLGMGKTGGIASNGSGDYVIAFSTSPALRVPHQSDKPTQNTPVLQNEETSPLFMAVIEATEEAIINSLFTASSMIGRNGNAVEALPLDKVLPIIKKYKNPKHDN, encoded by the coding sequence TTGTTTATATCCCCCGCCGGATTAATGGCCCAGGACAAGAAAAGGGCCCGGGACTACGGGATAAAAATTGGTGTAATGCAAACCGGGCCATTGAACAGCATTACCGATGTGGCAGGCGTGAAGGTTGGTCACACAACGTTGGTCAAAGCAGATTCTGTGCGTACAGGCGTGACAGTCATTGTTCCATATGAAGGCAATATCTTTCAGCAAAAAGTGCCGGCAGCAATATACGTTGGCAATGGATTTGGTAAACTGGCCGGAAGCACACAAGTGAATGAACTGGGCAATTTGGAAACGCCCATCGCCTTAACCAATACACTAAATGTTGCCACCGCCATGGAGGCTTTAATTGGTTATACCCTTGCACAGCCTGGCAACGAAAATGTAGCATCTGTGAACGCTGTTGTCGGCGAAACCAATGATGGTTACCTGAATGATATTCGTGGAAGGCATGTAACCAAAGCAGATGTCTTGCTGGCCCTGCAAAATGCAAAAGGCGGCAAGGTGCCGGAAGGTAATGCAGGTGCTGGCACCGGCACTGTTTGTTTTGGCTTCAAAGGGGGTATTGGAACGTCCTCCAGGAAGTTGCCTGTAAGCCTTGGAGGATATACCGTGGGGGTTTTGGTACAATCCAATTTTGGTGGTGCCCTGCAGGTTGATGGCGTTCCCGTTGGTGAAGAACTGGGCAAATTCAGTTTCAGTAACCAGCTCCTGAATAATGTGGATGGCTCCTGCATGATCATTGTAGCGACCGATGCGCCATTGGACCACAGGAACTTGTTGCGCCTGGCAAAGCGTGCTCTTTTGGGAATGGGCAAAACTGGCGGTATTGCATCTAACGGAAGTGGCGATTATGTGATCGCCTTTTCAACAAGCCCTGCTTTGCGGGTACCACACCAAAGCGATAAGCCCACACAGAATACGCCGGTTTTACAAAACGAAGAAACCTCCCCGCTATTTATGGCAGTCATTGAAGCAACGGAAGAAGCCATTATTAATTCATTGTTTACAGCCAGCAGTATGATTGGCAGGAATGGAAATGCCGTTGAAGCTTTGCCATTGGATAAAGTGCTGCCAATTATCAAAAAGTACAAGAATCCAAAACATGACAATTGA
- a CDS encoding DUF1801 domain-containing protein — MSSFAHTNYIMKAKSTQISDQEQVSQHIQKLEPALAVIIEVLRQIILSADKEVGERIKWNNPSFYYTGEMKPFDPKEYKRDIIVMNLFKGRIMLVFPSGAKISEKSGLLEGDYTDGRRTMVLKDLDDVLAKQKQLQHLIRAWIKLVDQ; from the coding sequence ATGTCATCATTCGCACACACTAATTACATCATGAAAGCAAAGTCTACCCAAATCTCCGACCAGGAACAGGTAAGCCAGCATATCCAAAAACTGGAACCTGCCCTCGCGGTTATTATTGAAGTACTCCGGCAGATTATATTAAGTGCTGATAAGGAAGTCGGGGAAAGGATCAAATGGAATAACCCGAGTTTTTATTATACCGGGGAAATGAAACCCTTTGATCCAAAGGAATATAAACGGGATATCATTGTGATGAACCTCTTCAAAGGCAGGATCATGCTGGTTTTCCCTAGCGGCGCCAAAATAAGCGAAAAATCGGGGCTGCTGGAAGGAGATTATACAGACGGAAGGCGAACTATGGTCCTTAAAGACCTCGATGATGTGTTGGCCAAACAAAAACAATTGCAACATCTGATCAGGGCCTGGATTAAATTAGTGGACCAATAA
- a CDS encoding DUF6629 family protein — MCFSATASFGAGIVLSTIGVASLKKVTQPTQKFFASIPLLFALQQISEGFLWLSLTNPKYAGLQAFTTYTFLFFAQVIWPTLVPLSTWLLEKKSQQKQIQKILLAIGIIVSLYLAYCLLSYPVSASIEGYHIAYQQNYPATLYNYGAVLYILATIAPTLFSSLTRMWWLGAAILVSYIITKIYYTDYFISVWCFFASVISIAVYIVIIELNKPSEDFNLSTEQWPVIH, encoded by the coding sequence ATGTGTTTTTCCGCCACTGCCAGCTTTGGTGCTGGTATCGTTCTTTCAACGATCGGGGTAGCTTCATTAAAAAAAGTCACACAACCTACCCAGAAATTCTTCGCCAGTATCCCATTGCTTTTTGCACTGCAACAAATCTCAGAAGGATTCTTATGGCTTTCACTGACCAATCCCAAATACGCCGGACTCCAGGCATTTACTACCTATACCTTCCTGTTCTTTGCACAGGTAATTTGGCCAACCCTGGTTCCCCTGAGTACCTGGCTGCTCGAAAAAAAATCCCAACAAAAACAAATACAGAAAATATTATTGGCCATCGGTATAATTGTATCTCTTTACCTCGCCTATTGCCTGTTGAGCTACCCGGTTTCTGCCAGCATTGAAGGATACCATATTGCTTACCAGCAAAATTACCCGGCAACACTATATAATTATGGCGCTGTACTCTATATATTGGCTACCATAGCCCCAACACTTTTTTCTTCATTGACACGGATGTGGTGGTTGGGTGCAGCCATCCTGGTCTCATACATCATCACTAAAATTTATTATACAGATTATTTTATTTCAGTCTGGTGCTTCTTTGCTTCTGTGATCAGCATTGCAGTATATATTGTGATAATAGAATTGAACAAACCTTCCGAAGATTTTAATTTGTCCACAGAACAATGGCCAGTGATCCATTAG
- a CDS encoding nitrilase family protein produces the protein MDKLRISTAQFEHKSGDKRYNLDVIDQLARKASAEGSAVIAFHECSITGYTFARRLTKIQMLELAEFVPGGESTLKLVEIARKNNIVILAGLFEKDADDNLYKVYICVDKSGMIAKFRKLHPFINPYLLPGDSYCVFNIHGWKCGILICYDNNIIENVRATRLLGAEIVFMPHVTMCTPSTRPGAGFVDSKLWENKETDPTSLRLEFDGMKGREWLMKWLPARAYDNAIYAIFSNPVGMDDDQLKNGCSMIIDPFGDILAECRSFENSFVTATLTKEKLTQAGGYRYIKARRPELYKEIIGQEHQSEQKVVWLNAFPPQEPTAE, from the coding sequence ATGGACAAACTACGCATCTCTACTGCCCAATTCGAACATAAAAGCGGCGATAAAAGATATAACCTGGATGTAATTGATCAGCTGGCCCGAAAAGCGTCGGCTGAGGGATCAGCTGTAATTGCCTTTCATGAATGTTCTATTACCGGATATACTTTTGCCCGGCGTCTTACAAAAATACAGATGCTTGAATTGGCCGAATTTGTTCCTGGTGGTGAAAGTACTTTGAAACTGGTCGAAATTGCCCGGAAAAACAATATTGTTATCCTGGCCGGACTATTTGAAAAAGACGCCGATGATAATTTATACAAAGTTTATATCTGTGTGGACAAAAGCGGGATGATCGCCAAATTCAGGAAACTTCATCCATTCATTAATCCATATTTACTGCCAGGTGACAGCTATTGCGTGTTCAATATCCATGGTTGGAAATGTGGGATACTGATCTGTTATGATAATAATATCATCGAAAATGTGCGTGCTACCAGGCTGCTGGGTGCCGAGATCGTTTTCATGCCGCATGTCACTATGTGTACACCATCTACCAGGCCGGGTGCAGGTTTTGTGGATTCGAAACTATGGGAAAACAAGGAAACCGATCCCACTTCATTACGACTGGAATTTGATGGTATGAAAGGCCGGGAATGGCTCATGAAATGGCTGCCGGCCCGGGCCTATGACAATGCTATTTATGCTATTTTTTCCAACCCGGTAGGCATGGATGATGACCAGCTGAAAAATGGTTGTTCCATGATCATCGATCCTTTTGGGGATATACTTGCAGAGTGTAGGTCATTTGAAAATAGTTTTGTTACAGCAACACTAACAAAGGAAAAACTTACACAAGCCGGCGGGTACCGGTATATCAAAGCAAGGCGTCCCGAACTGTACAAAGAAATTATTGGGCAGGAGCACCAGTCAGAACAAAAGGTGGTCTGGCTTAATGCATTTCCACCGCAGGAACCAACGGCAGAATGA
- a CDS encoding CocE/NonD family hydrolase, producing MKYLFAFLLSGFLFTGNTSFAQAGNIKNEIRIERYKAITLRDGVKLFADVYLPAAPGKYPTIVIRTCYGVQRDGGHQDKIRFAQQGYAVVFADVRGRYESEGLWEPFRDEAKDGYDVIEWAAAQPFSNGKIGMQGGSYLGHNQWAAMSQAPPHLVCAFPGVASTNIYANWITMGGAFRLSFNYGWGVVRMPNRIMLPQYWHTEAYTPEELKYENILRYLPLKDGDLQSAGYAVKHYRDWIKHESYDEYWKSISDEERFNKMTVPTHTYGGWFDIFLMGTINGYMGMKNKGATPEARAGARMIIGPWGHGPSQSFGGVDFGPVANMKMFDRELMFFDFHLKGINNGLDKEDPVQLFYMGINKWRSEKDYPIPGTQYKNLYLASSGNANSVRGDGQLSFDAPKTGGVDKYTYDPKSPVTTLGGNNCCGTPTDAGPTDQRPIERREDVLVYTSAFLNTPLTVAGPIKMKLFAATDGPDTDWMIKLVDVYPDGTAMPVSEGILRARFREGLDKTKLLTPNQVYEYEIELTGTANVFQPGHRIRVDITSSNFPQFDRNPNTGEPLGNSAKLRVAQQSIHHGGQRPSSIILPLVPAVEMH from the coding sequence ATGAAATACCTGTTTGCATTCCTGTTGTCCGGATTTCTGTTCACCGGCAATACCTCCTTTGCCCAGGCTGGCAACATCAAAAATGAGATCCGCATTGAACGGTACAAAGCTATTACACTTAGGGATGGTGTGAAGTTGTTTGCGGATGTCTACCTTCCGGCTGCACCCGGGAAATACCCTACGATTGTTATCCGTACTTGTTACGGGGTGCAACGTGACGGTGGTCACCAGGATAAGATCCGATTTGCCCAGCAAGGCTATGCTGTAGTATTTGCTGATGTGCGTGGTCGTTATGAGAGTGAAGGCCTTTGGGAGCCATTCCGTGATGAAGCAAAGGATGGCTACGATGTAATTGAGTGGGCGGCGGCACAGCCTTTTTCGAATGGAAAGATCGGGATGCAGGGTGGCAGTTACCTGGGTCATAACCAGTGGGCAGCCATGAGCCAGGCACCCCCTCATTTGGTCTGCGCATTTCCTGGCGTTGCGAGTACCAATATTTACGCCAACTGGATCACCATGGGCGGAGCCTTCCGGCTGAGTTTCAATTATGGCTGGGGTGTTGTGCGGATGCCTAACCGGATCATGTTGCCACAATATTGGCATACTGAAGCCTATACTCCAGAGGAATTGAAATATGAAAATATTCTCCGGTACCTGCCGCTAAAAGATGGCGACCTGCAAAGTGCAGGATACGCTGTTAAACATTACCGGGACTGGATCAAGCATGAAAGCTATGATGAATATTGGAAGTCCATCAGTGATGAAGAACGCTTTAATAAAATGACTGTGCCCACGCATACCTATGGTGGCTGGTTTGATATCTTTTTAATGGGTACGATCAATGGTTATATGGGCATGAAGAACAAGGGCGCCACCCCGGAAGCCCGTGCAGGTGCACGGATGATCATTGGTCCATGGGGCCATGGTCCCAGCCAGTCCTTCGGCGGTGTTGATTTTGGTCCGGTGGCTAATATGAAGATGTTTGACCGCGAGCTGATGTTCTTCGATTTCCATTTAAAGGGCATCAATAACGGGTTGGACAAGGAAGACCCCGTGCAATTGTTTTATATGGGCATCAATAAATGGCGTAGTGAAAAGGATTACCCTATACCAGGCACCCAGTATAAAAATTTGTACCTGGCCAGTAGCGGGAATGCCAATTCAGTGAGGGGCGATGGACAGTTGAGTTTCGATGCGCCAAAAACTGGTGGTGTTGATAAATATACCTATGATCCGAAATCTCCGGTTACCACTTTAGGCGGGAACAATTGTTGCGGAACACCTACAGATGCGGGCCCGACGGATCAGCGACCGATTGAGCGCCGTGAAGATGTGCTGGTGTATACTTCAGCATTTTTAAACACGCCGCTTACTGTTGCCGGCCCCATTAAAATGAAATTATTTGCTGCGACAGACGGGCCTGATACCGACTGGATGATCAAACTGGTGGATGTTTATCCTGATGGAACAGCAATGCCTGTGTCGGAAGGGATATTACGTGCCCGGTTCCGGGAAGGACTCGATAAAACAAAATTATTAACGCCCAACCAGGTGTATGAATATGAGATTGAACTAACGGGCACGGCCAATGTATTTCAACCGGGGCACAGGATCCGGGTAGACATCACATCCAGTAATTTTCCGCAGTTTGACAGGAATCCTAATACAGGAGAGCCATTGGGAAACAGTGCAAAGCTAAGGGTTGCCCAACAGTCAATTCATCACGGCGGACAACGACCAAGCAGTATCATTCTGCCGTTGGTTCCTGCGGTGGAAATGCATTAA
- a CDS encoding HAD family hydrolase: MSIRNIIFDFGGVLVDWNPRHLYKKVFSDEAVMEDFLANICTDEWNLEQDRGRPLAEGTKLLQLQFPEHHDTIGLFYGQWEQMLKGAIQDNVDVLLALKEKYPVYGLTNWSAETFPVALERFSFFEVFDGIVVSGTEKMIKPDKQFFQVLLDRYKLQAEHSLFIDDNAKNIKAAEEMGFTTIHLKEDTRLQEEIKNLGL; encoded by the coding sequence ATGAGTATCCGTAATATAATATTTGACTTCGGAGGTGTATTGGTAGACTGGAACCCGCGGCACCTGTATAAAAAAGTTTTTTCCGACGAAGCTGTCATGGAAGATTTCCTCGCCAATATCTGTACAGATGAATGGAACCTTGAACAAGACAGGGGCCGCCCCTTGGCAGAAGGCACAAAATTGCTCCAGCTTCAATTCCCGGAACACCACGATACAATCGGTCTATTCTATGGGCAATGGGAACAAATGTTAAAGGGCGCTATACAGGATAATGTGGACGTCCTGTTGGCCCTGAAAGAAAAGTATCCTGTATATGGACTGACCAACTGGTCGGCAGAAACCTTTCCCGTGGCCCTGGAAAGGTTCTCCTTTTTTGAAGTGTTTGATGGCATCGTAGTATCTGGCACAGAGAAAATGATCAAGCCGGACAAACAATTCTTTCAAGTTTTATTAGATCGGTACAAACTACAGGCAGAACATTCATTATTTATAGATGACAACGCTAAAAATATTAAAGCAGCAGAAGAGATGGGATTTACAACTATACATCTAAAAGAAGACACCAGGCTTCAGGAAGAAATTAAAAACTTAGGCCTGTAA